From Priestia filamentosa, a single genomic window includes:
- a CDS encoding DUF554 domain-containing protein → MFGTIFNTLTIIVGSVIGSIFKKGIKHEYHNILMQAMGLVATVLGIDAVVHHLPSSKYPVLFIVSLALGGLIGQKLNLEVRFNNLVNKFSKSNLAEGLSTAILLFCIGSLSILGPIEAALKEDYTYLLANGILDGITSIVLASTFGIGIAIAGGVLFIWQGSIYLITILLEGAINHSLLNELSIVGGILILASGLNILEIKKFKTLNLIPALLVSPLLFLIIELFQF, encoded by the coding sequence ATGTTTGGAACAATTTTCAATACACTTACAATCATAGTAGGGAGTGTTATAGGTAGTATCTTTAAAAAGGGAATCAAACATGAGTATCATAATATTTTAATGCAAGCTATGGGATTGGTAGCTACTGTGTTGGGGATTGATGCTGTTGTACATCATTTACCTTCGAGTAAGTATCCTGTACTTTTCATTGTAAGTTTAGCGTTAGGAGGGTTAATTGGTCAAAAACTTAATTTAGAAGTAAGATTTAACAACTTGGTTAATAAATTTTCTAAAAGTAACTTAGCTGAAGGTTTGTCGACGGCCATTTTATTATTCTGTATAGGCTCTTTGTCTATTTTAGGACCGATAGAAGCCGCTCTAAAAGAAGACTATACCTATTTACTTGCTAATGGAATATTAGATGGAATCACTTCCATTGTTTTAGCTTCAACCTTTGGTATAGGAATAGCTATTGCTGGGGGTGTATTATTTATATGGCAAGGCTCAATTTATCTCATTACAATCTTGCTAGAAGGTGCTATTAATCATAGCCTATTAAATGAATTGAGTATTGTAGGTGGAATACTAATTTTAGCATCAGGGTTAAATATCTTAGAAATTAAAAAGTTCAAAACATTAAACCTTATTCCTGCTTTACTTGTTTCACCTCTTCTATTTTTAATTATTGAATTATTTCAATTCTGA
- a CDS encoding DUF2383 domain-containing protein, whose translation MDKKQIVDTLNKLVEGQYMGIHAYENFIENLDSSSSLLSHFIEIRKDLEQHAELLSKRVQVLDETPKSSEGIIGKIELFISQLFDSSTSEQDILKHAIKGQNLYGIKMTEELVSNKLDEESLCLVHEILQKQREHVDYLKYELHSRTSSQ comes from the coding sequence ATGGATAAGAAGCAGATAGTAGATACGCTTAATAAACTAGTGGAAGGTCAGTACATGGGGATACATGCTTACGAAAATTTTATAGAAAATCTCGATTCCTCTTCTTCCCTTCTTTCTCACTTTATTGAAATTCGTAAAGATCTAGAACAACATGCAGAATTGCTTTCAAAACGTGTTCAAGTACTAGACGAAACACCTAAAAGTAGTGAAGGAATTATAGGGAAAATAGAGCTTTTTATAAGCCAACTATTTGATTCTTCTACTAGTGAACAAGATATTCTAAAACATGCTATTAAGGGCCAAAATTTATATGGAATCAAAATGACTGAAGAATTAGTTTCAAATAAACTTGATGAGGAAAGTTTATGTCTCGTTCATGAAATATTACAAAAACAACGAGAGCATGTTGACTATTTAAAATATGAATTACATTCTAGAACTTCTTCTCAGTGA
- the ureA gene encoding urease subunit gamma, with the protein MRLTEVEKEKLLIVVAGQLAQDRKERGVLLNYPEATAYLTCYVIERAREGKSVEEIMELGRHVLSVEDLMEGVPEMLESIQVEATFPDGVKLVTIHQPIQKEVNA; encoded by the coding sequence ATGAGATTAACAGAAGTAGAGAAAGAAAAATTGTTAATTGTTGTTGCCGGTCAGCTAGCCCAAGACAGGAAAGAGCGGGGGGTTTTATTAAATTATCCGGAAGCAACAGCCTATTTAACTTGCTATGTCATCGAAAGAGCCCGTGAAGGAAAAAGTGTTGAAGAGATTATGGAACTTGGTCGTCATGTGCTTAGTGTAGAAGATTTAATGGAGGGGGTTCCTGAAATGTTAGAGAGCATACAAGTTGAAGCAACATTTCCAGATGGTGTAAAGCTTGTCACAATTCATCAGCCAATACAAAAGGAGGTAAATGCATGA
- the ureB gene encoding urease subunit beta, with translation MKPGAFQIAEGTIEINKGKPQCELIVKNIGSRSIQVGSHFHFAEVNRALSFNREKAIGMRLDIPSGTAVRIEPGEEKQVTLVALGGRKTVYGLNGITEGFIDKRRKEKIIEKLEKYSGSTKEVLS, from the coding sequence ATGAAACCGGGAGCATTTCAAATAGCAGAAGGTACAATTGAAATTAATAAAGGCAAGCCTCAATGTGAACTCATCGTGAAAAATATAGGATCACGCTCCATTCAAGTTGGTTCGCATTTTCATTTTGCAGAAGTGAATCGAGCTCTTTCATTTAATAGAGAAAAAGCGATTGGTATGCGCCTTGATATCCCATCTGGTACGGCAGTTCGAATAGAACCTGGTGAGGAGAAGCAAGTAACGTTAGTGGCATTAGGTGGTCGAAAAACTGTATACGGATTAAATGGTATAACGGAAGGATTTATCGACAAACGACGTAAAGAAAAAATAATAGAAAAACTAGAAAAGTATAGTGGTAGCACAAAGGAGGTTTTATCATGA
- the ureC gene encoding urease subunit alpha, protein MRMSKRQYADLFGPTVGDKIRLADTDLWVEIEKDCTVYGEEVIFGGGKTIRDGMGQNGRLTAKEGALDLVITNVIVIDHTGIIKADVGVKNGRIVGVGKSGNPDIMDNVDANLVIGAGTEVISGEGKILTAGGVDTHIHFICPQQMDVALSSGITTMIGGGTGPTTGSKATTCTSGPWYMERMLEAAEEFPVNVGFLGKGNASHKAPLIEQIEAGAVGLKLHEDWGSTPRAIETCMDVVEQLDIQVAIHTDTLNEAGFLEDTLEAIGDRVIHTYHIEGAGGGHAPDIMKLASYSNILPSSTTPTMPYTSNTMEEHLDMMMVCHHLDANVPEDVAFSRSRIRAATIAAEDVLHDIGAISMMSSDSQAMGRVGEVIIRTWQTADKMKKQRGALPGERGNDNERAKRYVAKYTINPAITHGISHEVGSIENGKLADLVLWDPVFFGVKPDLVLKGGMIARAQMGDPNASIPTPEPVFMRRMYASYGKANSSTAITFMSQASIDRGVHEKLGLSKIISPVRNIRNLSKLDMKLNDALPQIEVNPKTYQVFADGKEISCEPVDHVPLAQRYFLF, encoded by the coding sequence ATGAGGATGTCTAAGAGACAATATGCAGATCTCTTTGGTCCTACAGTAGGGGATAAGATCCGACTAGCAGATACGGATTTATGGGTTGAAATCGAAAAAGACTGCACAGTGTACGGAGAAGAGGTCATCTTTGGCGGAGGAAAAACGATTCGTGATGGGATGGGACAGAATGGACGATTAACAGCTAAGGAAGGAGCCCTTGATTTAGTGATCACAAATGTAATTGTGATTGATCATACAGGTATTATAAAAGCTGACGTTGGAGTGAAAAACGGGAGAATTGTAGGGGTAGGGAAAAGCGGAAACCCAGATATTATGGATAACGTTGACGCTAACCTAGTCATTGGAGCTGGTACTGAAGTCATCTCAGGAGAGGGAAAAATCTTAACAGCTGGTGGGGTTGACACTCATATTCATTTTATTTGTCCCCAACAAATGGATGTTGCACTTTCTTCAGGTATTACAACAATGATTGGCGGTGGAACTGGACCAACTACAGGAAGTAAAGCCACAACGTGTACTTCAGGTCCTTGGTATATGGAAAGAATGCTTGAAGCTGCTGAAGAGTTCCCTGTAAATGTAGGGTTCTTAGGAAAAGGAAATGCTTCTCATAAAGCCCCTTTAATCGAACAAATTGAAGCTGGGGCAGTTGGTCTTAAGCTTCATGAAGATTGGGGATCAACACCTCGCGCAATTGAAACATGCATGGATGTCGTCGAGCAATTGGACATTCAAGTCGCAATACATACAGATACACTAAATGAAGCGGGGTTTTTAGAAGATACACTCGAAGCCATTGGAGACCGTGTCATTCATACGTACCATATTGAAGGTGCAGGTGGAGGACATGCTCCAGACATTATGAAACTAGCTTCTTACTCCAACATTTTACCTTCTTCAACAACACCAACAATGCCCTACACATCAAATACAATGGAAGAACATTTAGACATGATGATGGTATGCCATCATTTAGATGCAAACGTGCCGGAAGATGTTGCTTTTAGTCGCTCAAGAATTCGCGCAGCTACGATTGCAGCAGAGGATGTGCTTCATGATATAGGAGCCATTAGTATGATGTCTTCGGATTCACAAGCAATGGGACGAGTTGGTGAGGTGATTATTCGCACATGGCAAACAGCTGATAAAATGAAAAAACAGCGCGGCGCTCTTCCAGGTGAACGGGGGAATGATAATGAACGTGCAAAACGTTACGTTGCCAAATATACGATTAATCCAGCTATTACACATGGCATAAGTCATGAAGTTGGTTCAATTGAAAATGGGAAGCTTGCAGACCTTGTTTTATGGGATCCGGTGTTTTTTGGTGTAAAACCAGACCTTGTTTTAAAAGGTGGAATGATTGCACGTGCTCAAATGGGAGATCCTAACGCTTCTATCCCCACTCCAGAACCTGTCTTTATGAGAAGAATGTATGCGTCATACGGTAAAGCTAACTCTTCTACAGCCATTACCTTTATGTCGCAGGCAAGCATTGACCGTGGTGTGCATGAAAAGTTAGGATTATCCAAAATCATCTCACCCGTACGCAACATCCGAAACTTAAGTAAGCTTGATATGAAGCTTAATGATGCTTTACCTCAAATTGAAGTAAATCCAAAAACATACCAAGTATTTGCCGATGGAAAAGAAATTTCGTGCGAGCCTGTTGATCACGTTCCGTTAGCACAGCGTTATTTCTTATTCTAA
- the gucD gene encoding alpha-ketoglutaric semialdehyde dehydrogenase GucD: MSVKTDGKTYLNYINGKWVTASIQKVETSINPANRYEIIGYVQQSEKEDLDYAVLAAKEAQVLWGKLSGAARGEYLYRVANALEQRIDEIAETMTREMGKTFLEAKGETARGVAILRYYAGEGMRKTGDVIPSSDSEALMFTTRAPLGVVGVITPWNFPVAIPIWKIAPALIYGNTVILKPAQEAAVTAAKVIECFDEAGLPSGTINMVTGPGSVIGQAITNHPDINGITFTGSDAVGKSIGLGALKRGAKYQLEMGGKNPVIVANDADLEQAVEATISGGLRSTGQKCTATSRVIVQSEVYEPFKNKLIEKIKEIKIGNGLKEDVWMGPCASESQLNTVLSYVKKGIEEGATLIYGGKRIEEEALVNGFFMEPTVFENVSNGMTIAQEEIFGPVLALIKVETLEEALQIANDVKFGLSASIFTKSIGRMLSFINEMDAGLVRINAESAGVELQAPFGGMKQSSSHSREQGEAAIEFFTSIKTVFVKA, encoded by the coding sequence ATGAGCGTAAAAACAGACGGAAAAACGTATTTAAACTATATCAATGGTAAATGGGTAACGGCTTCTATTCAAAAAGTTGAGACTAGTATCAATCCAGCCAACCGTTATGAAATCATCGGTTATGTACAACAATCTGAAAAAGAAGATTTAGATTATGCTGTCCTTGCTGCGAAAGAAGCACAAGTTCTCTGGGGAAAGCTATCTGGTGCTGCCCGTGGGGAGTATTTGTATAGGGTCGCAAACGCACTCGAGCAACGTATTGATGAAATTGCGGAAACAATGACTCGTGAAATGGGAAAAACATTTCTGGAAGCAAAAGGAGAAACGGCTAGAGGTGTCGCTATCCTTCGTTATTATGCAGGCGAAGGAATGAGAAAAACAGGTGACGTGATTCCTTCATCAGATTCCGAGGCACTGATGTTCACTACTCGCGCTCCCCTTGGAGTTGTAGGTGTTATCACACCTTGGAATTTTCCAGTAGCAATCCCTATCTGGAAAATAGCACCGGCGCTCATTTATGGAAATACTGTTATTCTTAAACCCGCTCAAGAAGCTGCAGTAACCGCAGCCAAAGTAATAGAATGTTTTGATGAGGCTGGACTTCCAAGTGGTACTATTAATATGGTAACAGGCCCTGGGTCTGTCATTGGTCAAGCGATTACTAACCACCCGGATATTAATGGAATTACATTCACAGGATCTGATGCAGTTGGGAAGTCAATTGGACTAGGTGCTCTAAAGCGTGGTGCTAAATATCAGTTAGAAATGGGTGGGAAGAATCCTGTAATTGTAGCTAATGACGCTGATTTAGAACAGGCAGTGGAAGCAACTATTAGTGGAGGCCTTCGTTCTACGGGACAGAAATGCACAGCTACAAGTCGTGTAATCGTACAAAGTGAAGTTTACGAGCCGTTCAAAAATAAACTTATTGAAAAGATAAAGGAAATAAAAATTGGGAATGGGTTAAAAGAAGACGTATGGATGGGGCCATGTGCGAGCGAAAGCCAGCTTAATACAGTACTTTCTTACGTAAAAAAAGGCATAGAAGAAGGCGCAACATTAATTTATGGCGGTAAACGTATAGAGGAAGAAGCATTAGTCAATGGATTCTTTATGGAACCTACTGTCTTTGAAAATGTTAGTAATGGAATGACCATTGCCCAAGAGGAAATTTTCGGTCCAGTGCTTGCCCTTATCAAAGTTGAGACTTTAGAAGAAGCATTACAAATTGCAAACGACGTGAAATTTGGACTAAGTGCTTCTATTTTCACTAAAAGTATTGGACGCATGCTTTCTTTTATTAATGAGATGGATGCTGGTCTCGTGCGTATTAATGCTGAATCTGCTGGAGTTGAACTGCAAGCTCCATTCGGGGGAATGAAACAATCTAGCTCCCACTCTCGTGAGCAAGGAGAAGCTGCGATTGAGTTTTTCACTTCTATTAAAACCGTATTTGTAAAAGCATAA
- a CDS encoding fumarylacetoacetate hydrolase family protein: protein MRIIRYLNEHSKATLAAVTNEGKVYPLPQEGLIELIQQANAQNVSPLSLVEFTISKSKPIQYSVENLSLLVPIVAEEVWASGVTYERSRDARNYEATDGKLDATTFYDKIYEAERPEIFFKSTAARTVGPGQEVYIRSDSNWQIPEPELGLVINRDGEILGYTIGNDMSCRDIEGENPLYLPQAKMWKNSCSIGPAILLAESVEDPYNFDITCRIYRNDELIVEGKANTNQLKRNFDELISFLIRDNEIFDGTVLLTGTCIIPSNDFTLLDGDQIEIEISNIGVLKNRVKLPNNILV from the coding sequence ATGCGTATTATTCGATATTTAAATGAGCATTCAAAAGCAACTCTAGCAGCTGTTACAAATGAGGGAAAAGTATACCCTCTTCCTCAAGAAGGATTGATTGAATTAATCCAACAGGCAAACGCACAAAATGTTTCTCCCCTTTCTTTAGTGGAATTTACCATCTCCAAGTCAAAGCCTATTCAATACTCTGTAGAAAATTTGTCGTTACTTGTTCCAATTGTAGCTGAAGAAGTATGGGCGTCCGGTGTTACATATGAACGTAGTCGCGATGCACGTAACTATGAAGCAACAGATGGAAAACTTGATGCAACTACTTTCTATGACAAAATATATGAAGCTGAACGTCCGGAAATTTTCTTTAAGTCTACCGCTGCTCGTACAGTTGGTCCAGGACAGGAAGTTTATATCCGTAGTGATTCCAATTGGCAAATTCCTGAACCAGAGTTAGGCCTTGTTATTAATCGAGATGGTGAAATTCTTGGATATACGATTGGAAATGATATGAGTTGCCGTGATATTGAAGGAGAGAACCCGCTTTACCTACCACAAGCAAAAATGTGGAAAAACTCTTGTTCCATTGGCCCAGCAATTCTTCTTGCAGAGTCTGTAGAAGATCCCTACAATTTTGACATCACATGTCGAATCTACCGCAATGACGAGCTTATAGTAGAAGGAAAAGCGAATACAAACCAGTTAAAAAGAAATTTTGATGAATTAATCTCTTTCCTTATTCGCGACAATGAAATTTTTGACGGTACTGTATTATTGACTGGGACGTGTATTATCCCGTCAAATGACTTTACCTTATTAGATGGCGATCAGATTGAAATTGAGATTTCTAATATTGGTGTTTTGAAAAACCGTGTAAAGTTACCAAATAACATTTTGGTTTGA
- a CDS encoding IclR family transcriptional regulator, translating into MPVIQSVDRALRILDLFDEHTPELKITDISNRLELHKSTVHSLLKTLLNHGYISQNPDNGKYGLGMKLFERGNYVIQSLDVRGLSKKYLMDLSVKTGQTAHLVILDGKEGVYIDKVEGPMAVILYSKIGKRIPLHCSAVGKALIAFKNQEEIKQILNEYDYFKQTEFTITNEAEFLHELQQVQSQGYAVDNQENEPGVRCIAAPIRNHENKVIAAISLSTLIARVDDAQLEIFSKQLKQTAFQLSEQMGNGIPIS; encoded by the coding sequence ATGCCTGTTATTCAATCAGTAGATCGTGCTCTTCGTATTCTCGATTTGTTCGACGAGCATACACCAGAATTGAAAATAACGGATATAAGTAATAGGTTAGAACTTCATAAAAGCACTGTTCATTCTTTATTGAAAACGCTTTTAAATCATGGCTATATCAGTCAAAACCCTGACAATGGAAAGTATGGATTAGGAATGAAGCTCTTTGAAAGAGGAAACTATGTTATTCAGTCTTTAGACGTTAGAGGTTTATCAAAAAAATACTTAATGGATTTATCAGTAAAAACCGGACAGACTGCCCACTTGGTTATACTCGATGGCAAAGAAGGAGTTTATATTGATAAAGTTGAAGGCCCTATGGCTGTTATTCTTTATTCTAAAATCGGGAAACGAATTCCCCTTCACTGCTCCGCGGTTGGTAAAGCTTTAATAGCTTTTAAAAACCAGGAAGAAATAAAACAAATTCTAAATGAATATGACTATTTTAAGCAAACTGAATTTACCATTACAAATGAGGCTGAATTTTTGCATGAGCTTCAACAAGTTCAATCTCAAGGATATGCAGTTGATAACCAGGAAAATGAGCCAGGTGTGCGCTGTATTGCAGCACCTATTCGAAATCATGAAAATAAAGTTATTGCGGCTATTAGCCTTTCTACGCTTATAGCTCGTGTGGATGACGCTCAGTTAGAGATTTTTAGTAAGCAACTGAAACAAACAGCTTTCCAATTATCAGAACAAATGGGAAATGGGATACCAATTTCATAA
- a CDS encoding YjhG/YagF family D-xylonate dehydratase, with translation MSLQSIFGKEDVSLYKVQTHSQGADGSLPLTSEMLLDSPSGDLFGLSQNVGMGWAPSNLLGKQVLILGTQGGIRNHDGTPIALGYHTGHWEIGLLMKASAEEISRQGGVPFAGFVSDPCDGRSQGTTGMFDSLPFRNDAAIVYRRLIRSLPTRRAIIGVATCDKGLPAMMVALASMHDLPTIIVPGGVTLPPTNGEDAGKIQTIGARYANNEITLQEAADLGCRACATPGGGCQFLGTAGTSQVVAEAIGLALPHSALAPSGQPIWIEMAKQSARAALELEKKRIATKDIITDKAIENAMVIHAAFGGSTNLLLHIPAIAHAANCKIPAVEDWTRINKKVPRLVDVLPNGPVGHTTVKVFLAGGVPEVMLHLRKLGVLHEDVLTVTGETLGANLDWWEKSERRAMMKKHLLETDGINPDDIIMDPVKAKEKGLTSTVTFPKGNIAPEGSVIKSTSIDPSVVDEDGVYRHTGKAKVFTSEKAAIKAIKTGGIEAGDVMVVMGGGPSGTGMEETYQLTSALKHLSFGKHVSLITDARFSGVSTGACIGHVGPEALAGGAIGKLCDGDVIEIMVDRNQLVGSINFVGTENERLSLEKATKVLKERDLHPDLTPDPGLPDDTRLWAALQSVSGGTWRGNIYDTDRIIEVLKAGIKALGEEKTLVQN, from the coding sequence ATGTCATTGCAATCGATATTTGGCAAAGAGGATGTATCTCTTTATAAAGTTCAAACTCATTCACAAGGGGCAGACGGTTCACTCCCACTTACATCAGAAATGTTGCTAGATTCACCAAGTGGTGACCTTTTTGGATTATCTCAAAATGTTGGAATGGGATGGGCACCTTCAAATCTCCTTGGAAAACAAGTTTTAATTCTCGGTACTCAAGGTGGAATTAGGAATCATGATGGTACTCCAATTGCATTAGGTTATCATACTGGCCATTGGGAAATAGGTTTATTAATGAAGGCGTCAGCTGAAGAGATTAGTAGACAAGGAGGGGTTCCTTTTGCAGGATTCGTAAGTGATCCATGTGATGGCCGTTCTCAAGGAACTACCGGTATGTTTGATTCTCTGCCTTTTCGAAACGATGCGGCTATAGTTTATCGAAGATTAATTCGATCATTGCCTACACGTCGGGCAATTATTGGGGTAGCTACATGTGATAAAGGTCTTCCGGCGATGATGGTAGCCCTAGCATCAATGCACGACTTGCCAACTATTATTGTCCCTGGAGGTGTTACTCTTCCACCTACAAATGGAGAAGACGCAGGAAAAATTCAAACAATTGGGGCAAGATACGCAAACAACGAAATTACTTTACAAGAAGCTGCTGACCTTGGATGTCGTGCTTGTGCTACACCAGGAGGAGGGTGTCAATTCCTTGGTACAGCTGGCACTTCCCAAGTTGTTGCAGAGGCTATTGGACTAGCTTTACCTCACTCGGCACTAGCACCTTCAGGTCAGCCAATATGGATTGAGATGGCTAAGCAATCAGCGCGTGCAGCTTTAGAATTGGAAAAGAAAAGGATAGCCACCAAAGATATTATTACAGATAAAGCGATAGAAAATGCTATGGTGATTCACGCGGCTTTTGGAGGTTCAACAAATTTACTCCTTCATATCCCAGCAATTGCTCATGCAGCTAATTGTAAGATACCCGCTGTTGAAGATTGGACTAGAATCAATAAGAAAGTTCCTCGCTTAGTTGATGTACTACCAAATGGTCCTGTTGGTCATACAACGGTTAAGGTATTCCTAGCAGGTGGGGTTCCAGAGGTTATGCTTCATTTAAGAAAATTAGGTGTCTTGCATGAAGATGTATTAACAGTTACCGGAGAAACCCTTGGTGCAAACCTCGATTGGTGGGAAAAATCTGAAAGACGTGCAATGATGAAAAAACACTTATTAGAAACTGATGGAATTAATCCTGATGATATTATCATGGACCCAGTCAAAGCAAAAGAAAAAGGTCTAACTTCTACAGTTACATTCCCGAAAGGAAATATTGCTCCTGAAGGGTCAGTAATTAAATCAACTTCCATTGATCCATCTGTGGTAGACGAAGATGGAGTGTATCGACATACAGGAAAAGCTAAGGTCTTTACTTCGGAAAAGGCAGCCATAAAAGCTATTAAAACAGGAGGAATTGAAGCAGGAGATGTAATGGTTGTTATGGGCGGTGGTCCTTCAGGAACAGGGATGGAGGAAACATATCAACTAACATCGGCATTAAAACATTTGTCTTTTGGAAAACATGTCTCCTTGATTACAGATGCACGGTTTTCAGGTGTTTCTACTGGCGCTTGTATTGGACATGTTGGACCTGAGGCATTGGCTGGGGGAGCAATTGGGAAATTGTGTGATGGAGATGTCATTGAAATCATGGTTGACCGCAATCAGTTAGTAGGTTCCATTAATTTTGTTGGAACTGAGAACGAAAGACTTTCTTTAGAAAAAGCAACTAAAGTCTTGAAAGAACGTGACCTTCATCCAGACCTCACGCCAGATCCTGGTCTTCCAGATGATACTCGTTTATGGGCTGCGCTTCAATCCGTAAGTGGAGGAACTTGGCGCGGAAATATCTATGATACAGATCGAATTATTGAAGTTCTAAAAGCTGGAATAAAAGCATTAGGTGAAGAAAAAACACTAGTTCAAAATTAA
- a CDS encoding GntP family permease: protein MPLLIVVIGIILLLILITGFKLNTFVSLIIVSFIVSLALGMPLGNVVTSIEGGLGGTLGHIALIFGLGAMLGRLIADAGGAQRIAMTLINKFGEKRIQWAVVVASFIVGIALFFEVGLVLLIPIVFSIAKELRVSILHLGIPMAAALLATHSFLPPHPGPTVIAGEYGADIGLVLLYGIIVAIPTVILAGPLYTKLAKKIVPHAFNKTGNIASLGEQKTFQFEETPGFGISVLTAMFPVLLMAISTMLDMVQKSVRFEDNLLIEIVRLIGNPSSAMLISLFLAFYTMGIARNIPIKEVMDSCTSSIASIGMMLLIIGGGGAFKQVLIDGGVGDYVAELFKGTSMSPIILAWLVAAILRISLGSATVAAISTAGLVIPMLAQYDANLALVTLATGAGSSICSHVNDAGFWMIKEYFGLSMKETFSTWTILSTITSVAGLVFILLLDASLIISGAVIILISIVAIYLSMFERSKDKRNALGI from the coding sequence ATGCCATTACTTATAGTAGTGATTGGAATTATTCTGTTGCTAATTTTGATTACTGGATTCAAATTAAATACATTTGTTTCATTAATTATTGTATCTTTTATTGTATCTTTAGCGCTTGGAATGCCTCTAGGAAATGTTGTTACATCAATTGAAGGTGGATTAGGAGGTACACTTGGTCATATAGCTTTAATATTTGGACTTGGTGCAATGCTTGGTAGGTTAATCGCTGATGCAGGGGGAGCCCAGCGTATTGCAATGACCTTAATTAACAAATTTGGAGAAAAAAGAATTCAGTGGGCTGTTGTAGTTGCTTCGTTTATTGTAGGTATAGCCCTATTTTTCGAAGTAGGATTAGTTTTATTAATTCCAATTGTATTTTCAATTGCGAAAGAATTAAGAGTTTCCATTTTACACCTAGGTATCCCTATGGCTGCAGCCTTATTAGCAACTCATAGTTTCTTACCTCCACATCCAGGACCAACAGTAATAGCTGGTGAATACGGTGCGGATATTGGATTAGTTTTACTTTACGGTATTATTGTCGCAATACCAACCGTCATTTTAGCAGGTCCTCTCTATACGAAGCTTGCTAAAAAAATTGTACCTCATGCGTTTAACAAAACAGGTAATATAGCTTCTTTAGGAGAACAAAAAACATTCCAATTTGAAGAAACACCAGGTTTCGGGATAAGCGTATTGACTGCAATGTTCCCTGTTTTATTAATGGCTATATCTACAATGCTTGATATGGTTCAAAAATCAGTAAGATTTGAAGATAATCTATTAATAGAAATTGTCCGTCTTATAGGAAATCCTTCGTCTGCAATGTTGATATCTTTATTTCTTGCATTCTATACAATGGGAATAGCGAGAAATATTCCAATAAAAGAAGTGATGGATTCTTGTACATCATCAATAGCCTCAATTGGTATGATGCTATTAATTATCGGAGGTGGAGGTGCGTTCAAGCAAGTACTAATTGATGGAGGGGTAGGGGACTATGTAGCAGAATTATTTAAAGGAACTTCAATGTCACCTATCATACTTGCTTGGTTAGTTGCCGCGATATTACGTATATCTTTGGGATCAGCTACAGTTGCAGCTATATCTACTGCAGGATTAGTTATTCCAATGCTGGCTCAATACGATGCTAATTTAGCCTTAGTAACTCTTGCAACTGGAGCAGGCAGCTCAATTTGCTCGCATGTTAATGATGCAGGATTTTGGATGATTAAAGAATATTTTGGGTTAAGCATGAAAGAAACATTTTCAACATGGACCATACTTTCCACAATTACTTCTGTAGCAGGATTAGTGTTTATTTTATTATTAGATGCATCCTTAATTATCTCAGGAGCAGTAATCATTCTTATTAGTATAGTAGCAATATATTTAAGTATGTTTGAGCGATCTAAAGATAAAAGAAACGCTTTGGGGATATAA